Below is a genomic region from Fibrobacter sp..
CTCCTCACAAGCCTCTTTGTAGGACTTCTGAATCAGTTCATCAATTACTTCTTCCCTTATTGAATGCCCAAAACGCTGCTTTATAATGGAAACAGGGATCTTTCCGGGACGGAAACCGGGAAGTTTCAGGTCTTTTTTGTATTTGTTCAGTTTCTGGTCAAATGCACTCTGCACTTCCTCCTGCGGGATTTCGATTTCGATTACCCTTTTCCAGCTTTCCGGTTGAGATACTGTTGATTTCAAGTATTCATTGCCTCCTGAGTATGTGAATTTGCCAGAATTTCGCTAATGCGAGAAGGGGGACTTGAACCCCCACAGGTTGCCCTACCAGATCCTAAGTCTGGCGCGTCTGCCAGTTCCGCCATCCTCGCAATTTTTGCCCCGTGAAGGGATAAATCTAAGGAAAATAAGTGATTTAAGCCTTAAATCACAAGTTGAAAGTAGACTATGATCAGAATGCTTCCATGTTTAAGGCCTCACTTTCTTGAACTATGATCAAAAAAGTAACCATATTTAGACAGAATGTGAGATTACCCGATGAAACGCTCTGGAACTGCTGACCTTCCCCTTCATTATGGAACTGTACCTCAATGGCTCTCAGAGCGCATGACCGCCCTGGGAAGGGAGATTATCCGTGCGATTGTGGAGGACTACGGGCCTGAAGAGGTTCTGCGGAGGCTCTCTGATCCCTTCTGGTTCCAGGCTTTAGGATGTGTCCTGGGGATGGACTGGCACTCCTCCGGAATAACCACCTCTGTTATGGGCGCACTCAAAAGGGCGATAAATCCTCTTTCCGGTGAACTGGGGATATTTGTATGCGGCGGCAGAGGCAAGCATTCCCTGCGTACGCCTCAGGAATTGATGGATGTTTCGGGGAGAACCGGACTCGATGGCGATTCCCTTGTAAGGGCATCGAGACTGAGCGCAAAGGTGGATAACACCTGCATTCTAGATGGATTCAGCCTTTATCTTCACACGTTTATCCTGTCCCGAAGCGGGGAGTGGACCGTGGTTCAGCAAGGGATGAATCAGGACACCCGTATGGCACGGAGATACCACTGGCATTCAAAAAACATCAGATCTTTTGTCGATGATCCCCACACTGCGGTGGTCGGTAAAAACCAGGGCCTGATCACAAATCTCAGCGACAGCCGCGCATCGGCAAACAGGAATGGTATCACCGAATTCCTCCTCCAGCATCCTGACACTCAGCTCCGTGAGCTCCGCAGACTTACCATGCCCGGACCGCATCAGATCCGGCCTGAGCATGTAAACTCAAAACGTCTGGGCGCGGTTCTGACTCTCGCTTACGAAAAACAGTACCGGGAGTTTACCGATATACTGCTGCTCCGGGGGGTGGGGCCCCGTACGATCCAGTCCCTCTCTCTTGTCAGTGAGATCATACATGGCGCACCGGGGCGTTTTGATGATCCGGCGAGGTTTGCTTTTGCCCACGGGGGTAAAGATGGGGCTCCGTTTCCGGTTCCCCTGAAAGTTTACGATGAGAGCATATCTGTGCTTCGCAATGCAGTAAACAGGGCCAGAATCGGAAGGAGCGATAAGCTAAAGGCTGTTGGGGTGCTCTCCCGTCTGACGATGGCAATAGAAAAGAAACACGAACCTTTTGCCGATGTGAATAAGGTT
It encodes:
- a CDS encoding DUF763 domain-containing protein, which translates into the protein MKRSGTADLPLHYGTVPQWLSERMTALGREIIRAIVEDYGPEEVLRRLSDPFWFQALGCVLGMDWHSSGITTSVMGALKRAINPLSGELGIFVCGGRGKHSLRTPQELMDVSGRTGLDGDSLVRASRLSAKVDNTCILDGFSLYLHTFILSRSGEWTVVQQGMNQDTRMARRYHWHSKNIRSFVDDPHTAVVGKNQGLITNLSDSRASANRNGITEFLLQHPDTQLRELRRLTMPGPHQIRPEHVNSKRLGAVLTLAYEKQYREFTDILLLRGVGPRTIQSLSLVSEIIHGAPGRFDDPARFAFAHGGKDGAPFPVPLKVYDESISVLRNAVNRARIGRSDKLKAVGVLSRLTMAIEKKHEPFADVNKVIRHEWKRSSEYGGMTIKGPVDPQM